One segment of Coffea arabica cultivar ET-39 chromosome 7c, Coffea Arabica ET-39 HiFi, whole genome shotgun sequence DNA contains the following:
- the LOC113698843 gene encoding uncharacterized protein, with protein sequence MELLAGAKIIRLRTHKGKYLIAGDDEESVRQDRDGSMKQARWRVEFVDGNDGVRLKSCYGKYLTATNEPIVPRTKGHKVLQTLPTRLTSAIEWQVERQGSELRFKTHYGQFLRPYGGLPPYRNRVGHDVPCRTHTEDKILWELDILESVDSVKSQENAIH encoded by the coding sequence ATGGAGCTTTTAGCAGGGGCGAAAATCATCCGTCTTCGAACGCATAAAGGGAAGTATCTAATAGCTGGCGACGATGAAGAATCCGTGCGCCAAGACCGCGACGGTTCGATGAAACAGGCACGTTGGAGGGTTGAGTTTGTTGATGGCAATGATGGTGTTCGCCTCAAAAGCTGCTACGGGAAGTACCTGACTGCCACAAATGAGCCCATTGTTCCCAGGACGAAGGGGCACAAGGTTCTTCAGACTCTCCCGACGCGATTGACTTCCGCAATTGAATGGCAGGTCGAAAGACAGGGATCTGAGTTGAGATTCAAAACACATTATGGACAATTCTTGCGTCCCTATGGAGGTTTGCCGCCTTATAGAAACAGGGTTGGACATGACGTACCCTGTAGAACACATACGGAAGACAAAATTCTATGGGAATTGGACATTTTGGAGAGCGTAGACTCCGTCAAATCACAGGAGAATGCAATCCACTAG
- the LOC113698306 gene encoding pentatricopeptide repeat-containing protein At5g39980, chloroplastic-like → MHVHQSIPPPPSSFPFNQSIVTVHVPLLPETRRTTFKLHAISFASSRKDIWRRQPSLPNETTPSSSDFPRQTYHRKQNDSSYLDRSINMDELLSSIGQTKNEHELYALMSPYRDRSLSIRFMVTLLSRESDWQRSLALLDWINEEALYTPSVFAYNVVLRNVLRAKQWQLAYGLFDEMRQRALSPDRYTYSTLITHFGKEGLFDDALSWLQKMENDRVSGDLVLYSNLIELSRKLCDYSKAISIFSKLKSSGITPDLVAYNSMINVFGKAKLFREARLLITEMKSVGVVPDTVSYSTLLSMYVDNQKFVEAISVFSEMNEVKCPLDLTTCNIMIDVYGQLDMAKEADRLFWSMRKLGIEQNVVSYNTLLKVYGEAELFGEAIHLFRLMQRKDIEQNVVTYNTMIKIYGKTLEHEKANNLIQEMQRRGIQPNAISYSTIISIWGKVGKLDRAAMLFQKLRSSGIEIDQVLYQTMIVAYERAGLVGHAKRLLHELKCPDNIPRETAITILARAGRIEEATWAFRQAFDAGEIKDIAVFDCMINLFSRNRRHANVIEVFERMRIAGYFPDSNMISLVLNAYGKLQEFEKADSLYREMQEEQCVFSDEVHFQMLSLYGGKKDFEMVESLFQKLDSNLNINKKELHLVVSSIYERAGRLNDASRIMRLLSERGILRS, encoded by the coding sequence ATGCATGTGCATCAGTCCATCCCACCACCACCATCATCTTTTCCTTTCAACCAATCGATCGTCACCGTCCATGTACCATTGCTGCCCGAGACTCGTAGAACTACCTTCAAACTCCACGCCATTTCCTTTGCTTCATCAAGGAAAGATATCTGGCGGAGACAGCCATCATTGCCCAATGAAACGACGCCGTCCTCGTCCGACTTCCCCCGCCAAACTTACCACCGAAAGCAAAACGACAGCTCCTACTTGGACCGCAGTATCAACATGGACGAGCTCTTATCATCCATTGGCCAGACTAAAAATGAGCATGAATTGTACGCTTTAATGTCACCCTACAGAGACCGAAGCCTGTCCATAAGGTTCATGGTGACGCTCCTCTCGCGTGAGTCGGACTGGCAACGCTCCCTTGCTTTGCTCGACTGGATCAACGAGGAGGCCCTCTACACTCCCTCCGTCTTTGCCTACAACGTCGTGCTCCGTAACGTACTGCGGGCTAAGCAGTGGCAGCTAGCATACGGGCTGTTCGACGAAATGCGTCAGAGAGCTCTCTCACCCGATAGGTACACGTACTCCACTCTCATTACCCATTTTGGAAAGGAGGGTCTTTTTGATGATGCTTTATCCTGGCTTCAGAAGATGGAAAATGATCGGGTGTCCGGTGATCTGGTTCTGTATAGTAATTTGATTGAGTTATCGCGTAAATTATGTGACTACTCCAAGGCCatttctattttttcaaaattgaagagTTCAGGAATTACGCCTGATCTTGTTGCATATAATTCCATGATCAATGTGTTTGGAAAAGCTAAGCTTTTCCGCGAAGCAAGGTTGTTGATTACCGAGATGAAGTCAGTTGGTGTTGTTCCTGACACGGTAAGTTATTCTACGCTTTTGAGTATGTATGTTGACAACCAGAAGTTTGTGGAGGCAATCTCCGTATTTTCTGAGATGAATGAGGTTAAGTGCCCACTTGATCTTACAACTTGCAACATCATGATTGATGTGTATGGGCAGCTTGATATGGCCAAGGAGGCAGACAGGCTGTTTTGGAGCATGAGGAAGCTGGGGATTGAACAGAATGTTGTTAGTTACAATACACTTTTGAAGGTCTATGGGGAGGCTGAGCTTTTTGGGGAAGCAATACATTTGTTTAGGCTGATGCAGAGGAAGGACATTGAACAGAATGTTGTCACATACAACACCATGATTAAGATTTATGGGAAGACACTGGAGCATGAGAAAGCAAATAATCTTATTCAAGAGATGCAGAGGAGAGGGATCCAGCCTAATGCCATTAGTTATTCGACCATTATATCAATATGGGGCAAGGTAGGGAAATTGGATCGAGCGGCAATGCTATTTCAGAAGCTGCGAAGCTCTGGGATTGAGATTGATCAGGTTCTTTACCAGACAATGATTGTTGCATATGAACGAGCTGGCTTGGTTGGTCATGCCAAACGCTTGCTACATGAGCTGAAATGCCCTGATAATATTCCTAGGGAAACAGCAATCACTATTCTTGCTCGAGCTGGACGAATAGAGGAGGCCACATGGGCTTTCCGGCAGGCATTTGATGCTGGAGAAATTAAAGACATAGCAGTTTTTGACTGCATGATAAATCTATTCTCCAGAAACAGAAGACACGCAAATGTAATTGAGGTGTTTGAGAGGATGAGAATAGCTGGATATTTTCCTGATTCTAATATGATCTCTTTGGTCCTGAATGCTTATGGCAAGTTGCAGGAGTTTGAGAAGGCTGATTCTCTATACAGGGAAATGCAGGAAGAGCAATGTGTTTTTTCTGATGAAGTTCACTTTCAGATGCTAAGTCTTTATGGTGGAAAAAAAGATTTTGAAATGGTTGAATCCCTGTTTCAGAAACTGGACTCTAATCTGAACATTAACAAGAAAGAGTTGCATCTGGTTGTGTCCAGCATATACGAAAGAGCTGGCAGATTAAATGATGCGTCACGAATCATGAGGCTGTTAAGTGAGAGGGGAATTCTTAGGTCGTGA
- the LOC113698307 gene encoding beta-glucuronosyltransferase GlcAT14B-like: MKKLKSYYLHLRHPQTVERKWIYPLAIGSIVSLFLLFLTTLTSPDGTPLLPLYRYYTTASAASIFVESKLRPLPISSLPPPPRFAYLISGSAGDGDMLKRTLQALYHPNNQYVVHLDAESSPEERLDLHKFVRGHRIFSKFKNVRMITRANLVTYRGPTMVANTLHAASILLKEGGDWDWFINLSASDYPLVTQDDLLHTFSYLPRDLNFIDHTSNIGWKEFQRAKPVIIDPGLYMTKKSDVFWITQRRSVPTAFKLFTGSAWMALSRPFIDFCIWGWDNLPRTVLMYYANFISSPEGYFHTVICNAQEFLNTTVNNDLHFISWDNPPKQHPHYLSANDMQRMVDSNAPFARKFHQDDPVLDRIDAELLLRGQGRLVPGGWCIGSRENGTDPCSVTGNTTVLRPTAGAKRLENLISFLLSNENFRPRQCK, encoded by the exons ATGAAGAAGCTAAAGAGCTATTATCTTCACCTTCGGCATCCACAGACCGTGGAAAGAAAATGGATCTACCCGTTAGCTATAGGCTCTatagtttctctttttcttctctttctaaCCACCTTAACCTCGCCGGACGGCACCCCTCTTCTCCCTTTGTACCGCTACTACACCACCGCCTCCGCTGCCTCAATTTTCGTCGAATCCAAGCTCCGTCCCCTTCCCATTTCCTCGCTTCCTCCTCCCCCACGTTTTGCCTACCTCATTTCCGGCTCCGCCGGCGACGGCGACATGCTCAAGCGCACTCTCCAGGCCCTCTACCATCCCAATAACCAGTACGTCGTCCACCTCGATGCCGAGTCCTCGCCGGAGGAGCGCCTCGATTTGCACAAATTCGTCAGGGGTCACCGAATCTTCTCGAAATTCAAGAATGTGAGGATGATTACCCGGGCTAATTTGGTCACCTACCGCGGCCCCACCATGGTGGCCAACACCCTGCATGCCGCCTCCATCTTGTTGAAAGAAGGCGGTGATTGGGATTGGTTCATCAATCTTAGCGCCTCAGACTATCCCCTGGTGACCCAGGATG ATCTACTGCACACATTTTCATATCTGCCGCGGGATCTTAATTTCATTGACCATACAAGTAACATTGGGTGGAAAGA GTTTCAGAGAGCTAAGCCTGTCATAATTGACCCCGGGCTGTATATGACAAAAAAATCTGATGTCTTCTGGATTACACAGAGAAGAAGTGTGCCGACAGCCTTTAAGCTCTTTACAG GATCTGCGTGGATGGCTCTTTCTCGTCCTTTCATAGACTTCTGCATATGGGGATGGGACAACTTGCCACGAACAGTCCTCATGTACTATGCAAACTTCATCTCCTCTCCGGAGGGTTATTTCCACACTGTCATCTGCAATGCTCAGGAATTCCTGAATACAACTGTGAACAATGATCTTCACTTCATTTCGTGGGATAATCCTCCCAAGCAGCATCCACATTACCTGTCGGCGAATGATATGCAACGCATGGTCGATAGCAATGCTCCATTTGCGAGAAAGTTTCACCAAGATGACCCAGTGCTGGACAGGATTGATGCTGAGCTCTTGCTTCGTGGTCAAGGAAGACTAGTCCCTGGTGGATGGTGCATTGGCAGCAGGGAGAATGGTACGGATCCATGCTCTGTTACTGGTAACACAACAGTGCTCAGGCCAACTGCTGGTGCAAAGAGGCTGGAAAATCTGATCAGCTTTCTTTTATCGAATGAGAATTTCCGACCAAGGCAGTGCAAATAG